From a region of the Ovis aries strain OAR_USU_Benz2616 breed Rambouillet chromosome 2, ARS-UI_Ramb_v3.0, whole genome shotgun sequence genome:
- the AKR7A2 gene encoding aflatoxin B1 aldehyde reductase member 2 isoform X2 has protein sequence MLRTLTRAVGRAAVRCARSPQLPGARAAAAAAAMSRSPRASSGSPARPATVLGTMEMGRRMDAPASAASVRAFLERGHAELDTAFMYNDGRSESILGGLGLGLGGSGCTAKIATKANPWEGKSLKPDSLRSQLETSLQRLQCPRVDLFYLHAPDHSTPVEETLRACHQLHQEGKFVELGLSNYAAWEVAEICTLCRSNGWILPTVYQGMYNATTRQVETELLPCLRRFGLRFYAYNPLAGGLLTGRYKYEDKDEKQPVGRFFGNNWAEVYRNRAFPCCLDLALSIPGGIRKPSARLRFVFLGPP, from the exons ATGCTGAGGACCTTGACTCGCGCGGTGGGCCGCGCCGCCGTCCGCTGCGCTCGCAGCCCCCAGCTGCCCGGggcgcgcgccgccgccgccgccgccgccatgtCTCGGTCCCCGCGGGCCTCCTCGGGCTCCCCGGCCCGGCCCGCCACCGTGCTGGGCACCATGGAGATGGGGCGCCGCATGGACGCGCCCGCCAGCGCCGCGTCCGTGCGCGCCTTCCTGGAGCGCGGCCACGCTGAGTTGGACACGGCCTTCATGTACAACGACGGCCGGTCCGAGAGCATCCTGGGCGGCCTGGGGCTCGGGCTGGGCGGCAGCGGCTGCACAG CGAAAATTGCTACCAAGGCcaatccctgggaggggaagtcTCTGAAGCCTGACAGCCTCCGGTCCCAGCTGGAGACGTCCCTCCAGCGGCTGCAGTGCCCCCGGGTCGACCTCTTCTATCTGCACGCACCGGACCACAGCACCCCCGTGGAAGAGACGCTGCGCGCCTGCCACCAGCTGCACCAGGAG GGCAAGTTCGTGGAGCTCGGCCTCTCCAACTATGCCGCCTGGGAGGTGGCTGAGATCTGTACCCTGTGCAGGAGCAACGGCTGGATCCTGCCCACCGTGTACCAG GGCATGTACAACGCCACCACCCGGCAGGTGGAGACGGAGCTCCTGCCCTGCCTCCGGCGCTTTGGACTGAGGTTCTACGCCTACAACCCTCTGGCTG GAGGCCTGCTGACCGGCAGGTACAAGTATGAGGACAAGGACGAGAAACAGCCCGTGGGCCGCTTCTTTGGGAACAACTGGGCAGAGGTCTACAGGAATCG GGCCTTCCCTTGCTGCCTGGACCTAGCTCTCTCGATTCCTGGAGGAATTAGGAAACCCTCTGCAAGGCTTCGTTTTGTTTTCTTGGGACCTCCGTGA
- the AKR7A2 gene encoding aflatoxin B1 aldehyde reductase member 2 isoform X1 — MLRTLTRAVGRAAVRCARSPQLPGARAAAAAAAMSRSPRASSGSPARPATVLGTMEMGRRMDAPASAASVRAFLERGHAELDTAFMYNDGRSESILGGLGLGLGGSGCTAKIATKANPWEGKSLKPDSLRSQLETSLQRLQCPRVDLFYLHAPDHSTPVEETLRACHQLHQEGKFVELGLSNYAAWEVAEICTLCRSNGWILPTVYQGMYNATTRQVETELLPCLRRFGLRFYAYNPLAGGLLTGRYKYEDKDEKQPVGRFFGNNWAEVYRNRYWKEHHFEGIALVEKALQAAYGTSAPSMTSAALRWMYHHSQLQGAHGDAVILGMSSLEQLEENLAATEEGPLEPPVVQAFDQAWCLVAHDCPSYFR; from the exons ATGCTGAGGACCTTGACTCGCGCGGTGGGCCGCGCCGCCGTCCGCTGCGCTCGCAGCCCCCAGCTGCCCGGggcgcgcgccgccgccgccgccgccgccatgtCTCGGTCCCCGCGGGCCTCCTCGGGCTCCCCGGCCCGGCCCGCCACCGTGCTGGGCACCATGGAGATGGGGCGCCGCATGGACGCGCCCGCCAGCGCCGCGTCCGTGCGCGCCTTCCTGGAGCGCGGCCACGCTGAGTTGGACACGGCCTTCATGTACAACGACGGCCGGTCCGAGAGCATCCTGGGCGGCCTGGGGCTCGGGCTGGGCGGCAGCGGCTGCACAG CGAAAATTGCTACCAAGGCcaatccctgggaggggaagtcTCTGAAGCCTGACAGCCTCCGGTCCCAGCTGGAGACGTCCCTCCAGCGGCTGCAGTGCCCCCGGGTCGACCTCTTCTATCTGCACGCACCGGACCACAGCACCCCCGTGGAAGAGACGCTGCGCGCCTGCCACCAGCTGCACCAGGAG GGCAAGTTCGTGGAGCTCGGCCTCTCCAACTATGCCGCCTGGGAGGTGGCTGAGATCTGTACCCTGTGCAGGAGCAACGGCTGGATCCTGCCCACCGTGTACCAG GGCATGTACAACGCCACCACCCGGCAGGTGGAGACGGAGCTCCTGCCCTGCCTCCGGCGCTTTGGACTGAGGTTCTACGCCTACAACCCTCTGGCTG GAGGCCTGCTGACCGGCAGGTACAAGTATGAGGACAAGGACGAGAAACAGCCCGTGGGCCGCTTCTTTGGGAACAACTGGGCAGAGGTCTACAGGAATCG CTACTGGAAGGAGCACCACTTCGAGGGCATCGCCCTGGTGGAGAAGGCCCTGCAGGCTGCGTATGGCACCAGCGCCCCCAGCATGACCTCAGCCGCCCTGCGGTGGATGTACCACCATTCCCAGCTCCAG GGCGCCCACGGGGACGCGGTCATCCTGGGCATGTCCAGCCTGGAGCAGCTGGAAGAGAACTTGGCGGCCACTGAGGAGGGGCCCCTGGAGCCACCCGTCGTGCAGGCCTTTGATCAGGCCTGGTGCCTGGTCGCCCACGACTGTCCCAGCTACTTCCGCTAG
- the LOC105611550 gene encoding aflatoxin B1 aldehyde reductase member 3 — translation SARPHRFVPGCVWLRGPCVAHPLAMAQPQSYPRGVPTRPATVLGAMEMGRRMDVPSSAAAVRAFLERGHTEIDTAFVYADGQSESILGGLGLGLGGSGCKVKIATKANPLEENSLKPDSLRSQLETSLQRLQCPRVDLFYLHLPDHSTPVEETLRACHRLHQEGKFVELGLSNYAAWEVAEICTLCRSNGWILPTVYQGMYNATTRQVETELLPCLRRFGLRFYAYNPLAGGLLTGRYKYEDKDGKQPVGRFFGNNWAEVYRNRYWKEHHFEGIALVEKALQAAYGTSAPSMTSAALRWMYHHSQLQGAHGDAVILGMSSLEQLEENLAATEEGPLEPAVVQAFDQAWRLVAHDCPSYFR, via the exons AGCGCCCGCCCTCACCGCTTTGTCCCTGGGTGCGTTTGGCTTCGGGGCCCCTGCGTCGCCCACCCTCTCGCCATGGCCCAGCCACAGTCGTACCCACGGGGTGTCCCTACCCGGCCTGCCACCGTCTTGGGCGCCATGGAAATGGGGCGTCGCATGGACGTGCCCAGCAGCGCCGCGGCCGTGCGCGCCTTCCTGGAGCGCGGCCACACCGAGATCGACACGGCCTTCGTGTACGCTGACGGCCAGTCCGAGAGCATCCTGGGCGGCCTGGGGCTCGGGCTGGGCGGCAGCGGCTGCAAAG TAAAAATTGCCACCAAGGCCAATCCATTGGAAGAAAACTCTCTGAAGCCTGACAGCCTCCGGTCCCAGCTGGAGACGTCCCTCCAGCGGCTGCAGTGCCCCCGAGTGGACCTGTTTTACCTGCACCTGCCAGACCACAGCACCCCCGTGGAAGAGACGCTGCGCGCCTGCCACCGGCTGCACCAGGAG GGCAAGTTCGTGGAGCTCGGCCTCTCCAACTATGCCGCCTGGGAGGTGGCTGAGATCTGTACCCTGTGCAGGAGCAACGGCTGGATCCTGCCCACCGTGTACCAG GGCATGTACAACGCCACCACCCGGCAGGTGGAGACGGAGCTCCTGCCCTGCCTCCGGCGCTTTGGACTGAGGTTCTACGCCTACAACCCTCTGGCTG GAGGCCTGCTGACCGGCAGGTACAAGTATGAGGACAAGGATGGGAAACAGCCCGTGGGCCGCTTCTTTGGGAACAACTGGGCAGAGGTCTACAGGAATCG CTACTGGAAGGAGCACCACTTCGAGGGCATCGCCCTGGTGGAGAAGGCCCTGCAGGCTGCGTATGGCACCAGCGCCCCCAGCATGACCTCAGCCGCCCTGCGGTGGATGTACCACCATTCCCAGCTCCAG GGCGCCCACGGGGACGCGGTCATCCTGGGCATGTCCAGCCTGGAGCAGCTGGAAGAGAACTTGGCGGCCACTGAGGAGGGGCCCCTGGAGCCGGCCGTCGTGCAGGCCTTTGATCAGGCCTGGCGCCTGGTCGCCCACGACTGTCCCAGCTACTTCCGCTAG